Proteins from a genomic interval of Rubinisphaera italica:
- a CDS encoding homoserine dehydrogenase → MSDQQPMRVAMVGLGTVGSGVIKILFEQAERITRRAGRPIVVESVVVRDPTKVRSVNLADDLIDTAIDVIEHPDVDVVCELIGGTTTAGDIVRQALQAGKHVVTANKALLCEQGDELFQLARELKRAIGFEAAVAGGVPIIEAVSQSLSANQITSLEGILNGTSNFILTEMLDRNVSYEDAVAKAQKKGYAEADPAMDVDGTDAAQKLTLLAQLAFGTKADLKQFPRQGIDKLDLADLKYADTLGYRIKLLAVARLADGSLELHTQPTLIRKYQPMADVDDAYNMIELEGDAVGKTWFSGMGAGQMPTASAVVSDLIDLAVGRAQKTFPLLDLWQSQKPLPILPADEIKRRYYLRFHAVDEPGTMAAVANILGENGVSIASCIQHESESSVKTSPKEPKIVPLVLMTHICTEGQMKAADKALMECSRIKKNFLRLPIRD, encoded by the coding sequence ATGAGTGATCAGCAACCGATGCGCGTCGCGATGGTCGGATTGGGAACAGTTGGCTCGGGTGTCATCAAGATTCTGTTCGAACAAGCCGAGCGAATTACACGGCGAGCAGGTCGACCAATTGTTGTGGAATCGGTGGTCGTGCGCGATCCGACAAAAGTGCGTTCGGTGAATCTGGCGGATGATCTGATTGACACCGCTATTGACGTGATCGAACATCCCGATGTCGATGTCGTTTGCGAACTGATTGGTGGAACAACGACCGCAGGCGATATTGTGCGTCAGGCTTTGCAGGCTGGAAAGCATGTCGTTACGGCTAACAAAGCACTTTTGTGCGAACAGGGTGATGAACTCTTTCAACTGGCACGTGAACTGAAGCGGGCCATCGGATTTGAAGCCGCGGTCGCGGGGGGCGTGCCGATTATTGAAGCAGTTTCGCAATCTCTTTCTGCCAATCAAATTACATCTCTGGAAGGCATTCTCAATGGGACGAGCAATTTCATTCTGACGGAAATGCTTGACCGGAATGTCTCTTATGAAGATGCGGTCGCGAAGGCACAGAAAAAAGGGTATGCCGAAGCCGACCCGGCAATGGATGTTGATGGGACCGATGCGGCTCAAAAATTGACCTTACTTGCACAACTCGCATTTGGTACCAAAGCCGATCTCAAGCAGTTTCCTCGACAGGGAATCGACAAACTTGACCTGGCTGATTTGAAATATGCAGACACGCTCGGCTATCGCATTAAATTGCTGGCTGTTGCTCGTTTGGCAGATGGCTCGCTCGAACTTCACACACAGCCGACTCTCATTCGCAAGTATCAACCGATGGCCGATGTCGATGATGCTTATAACATGATTGAACTCGAAGGGGATGCCGTTGGAAAAACCTGGTTTTCGGGAATGGGAGCAGGTCAAATGCCGACCGCTTCTGCTGTTGTCTCGGATTTGATCGATCTGGCCGTTGGTCGGGCACAGAAGACTTTCCCTCTGCTCGATTTGTGGCAGTCTCAAAAGCCATTGCCAATCTTACCAGCTGATGAAATTAAACGGCGATACTATCTGCGATTTCATGCCGTCGATGAACCCGGAACAATGGCGGCGGTTGCGAATATTCTCGGTGAAAATGGAGTCAGTATCGCTTCTTGTATTCAGCATGAATCCGAATCGAGTGTGAAAACATCTCCCAAAGAACCGAAGATTGTGCCGCTGGTCCTGATGACTCACATCTGCACGGAAGGGCAGATGAAAGCTGCAGACAAAGCATTGATGGAATGCTCACGGATCAAGAAAAACTTCTTGAGGCTGCCCATTCGGGATTGA
- the polA gene encoding DNA polymerase I, which yields MPETLYIIDTFSLMFQVYHAIPPMTSPAGQATNAVFGFTRDLFTILKKKPDFLLCALDSEGPGVRSDWYPEYKAQRTEMPEDLRPQIPMITSMIEGFGIPVVHHSGWEADDIIATLTRQAEAEGIQVRIVSSDKDCRQLLSDQVQMFNCRKGEYFGAEQLRDVWNIRPEQVIDFQSLVGDSVDNVPGVPLVGPKKATILLEQFGDLEGVLANAEKAPGKKLRENLVEFAEQARISKRLVTLRTDLPLDFPMESARVGNYDIDTLQQLFLDYGFRRFREDLYQLTGGASDVDLPEEGQSSSKKQSRSLFNDASEKNTSKEADAVAEYSRGKQFAFNDTGNWQIIRDDDELQTLIEACRQAKEICIDLETTSVTAMRAEIVGWAVSIEPGTAWYIPIQAPFGLATLPHREVLELFKPLLESPEIEISNQNIKYDMLVWKRCGVEVKNIGMDPMVGHYLLDAGARSHGLDALADEFLKHRMIPISDLIGKGKNQKKMFEVDVERVGEYAAEDADVSLQLCHIMRSELQNQGLWDLYADVERPLIPVLADMEFAGIRVDDRELFTQSRQAGVRIDELLGELETEAGRKFNPDSPKQLRELLFDEIGLPAQKRTKTGPSTDQSVLEKLALMHPLPAKIMEYRQLAKLKGTYLDTLPKLIHPETGRIHASFNQVVAATGRLSSSDPNLQNIPIRTPEGRQIRKAFIPGESGWELLCCDYSQIELRMLAHFSGDEALREAFLTGKDIHTAVAAEVFEIDEENVDSDMRRVAKAVNFGVIYGQSPYGLAAALNIPQEQAAEFIDSYFGRYPGVEKFIEETLEKCHRTGYAYTILGRRRPITGIKNTTGRNRNMPERTAINTVIQGSAADLIKLAMLKVHESLNASDLQGKMLLQIHDELVFESPVAEIDNLATLAKSNMEAAMELDVPLVVDMKHGENWLDAE from the coding sequence ATGCCTGAAACTCTCTACATAATCGATACGTTTTCTCTGATGTTTCAGGTTTATCATGCGATTCCTCCGATGACAAGTCCCGCCGGGCAGGCGACGAATGCCGTGTTCGGGTTCACTCGGGATCTCTTCACCATTCTGAAAAAGAAGCCAGACTTTTTACTGTGCGCACTCGATTCGGAAGGCCCCGGCGTGCGGTCGGACTGGTATCCGGAGTACAAAGCTCAACGGACTGAAATGCCGGAGGATTTGCGGCCGCAGATTCCAATGATCACCAGCATGATTGAAGGCTTTGGGATCCCGGTCGTACACCATTCAGGCTGGGAAGCCGATGACATCATTGCCACGTTGACACGTCAGGCCGAAGCCGAGGGGATTCAGGTTCGCATCGTTTCCAGTGATAAAGACTGCCGCCAGCTTCTCAGCGATCAGGTGCAGATGTTTAACTGCCGCAAAGGGGAATATTTTGGAGCCGAGCAGTTGCGGGACGTCTGGAATATCCGACCGGAACAGGTCATTGATTTCCAGTCGCTCGTGGGAGATTCTGTAGATAACGTCCCCGGCGTACCTTTAGTTGGCCCCAAGAAAGCGACGATCCTGCTCGAACAATTTGGCGATCTCGAAGGCGTACTCGCCAATGCCGAAAAGGCTCCCGGAAAGAAACTGCGGGAAAACCTCGTCGAGTTTGCCGAGCAGGCCCGCATCAGCAAAAGGCTCGTCACTTTGCGAACCGATCTTCCTCTCGACTTCCCGATGGAGTCTGCCCGAGTCGGAAATTACGATATCGATACCCTTCAGCAACTCTTTCTCGACTACGGTTTCCGTCGCTTCCGCGAAGATCTGTATCAATTGACAGGAGGAGCTTCAGATGTTGATTTGCCGGAAGAGGGTCAGTCCTCATCGAAAAAACAATCTCGAAGTCTCTTTAATGATGCCTCTGAAAAGAACACTTCGAAGGAAGCCGATGCCGTTGCAGAATATTCCCGCGGCAAGCAGTTTGCTTTCAACGACACCGGCAACTGGCAGATCATTCGCGATGATGACGAGCTTCAGACATTGATTGAAGCCTGTCGGCAGGCAAAAGAAATCTGCATCGATCTGGAAACGACTTCTGTCACAGCAATGCGGGCGGAGATTGTCGGCTGGGCCGTGAGTATTGAACCGGGAACTGCCTGGTACATTCCGATTCAGGCCCCCTTCGGTCTGGCGACGTTGCCGCATCGCGAAGTGCTCGAACTGTTCAAGCCGCTGCTGGAAAGTCCGGAAATCGAAATCAGCAATCAGAATATCAAGTACGATATGCTGGTCTGGAAGCGTTGTGGAGTGGAAGTGAAGAACATAGGCATGGATCCGATGGTGGGGCATTATCTGCTCGATGCGGGTGCTCGGAGTCATGGACTCGATGCGCTGGCCGATGAATTTCTCAAGCATCGCATGATTCCGATCAGCGATTTGATCGGCAAAGGCAAAAATCAGAAGAAGATGTTCGAAGTCGATGTCGAACGGGTCGGCGAATATGCAGCCGAGGATGCCGATGTTTCCCTGCAACTGTGTCACATCATGCGTTCAGAACTGCAAAATCAGGGCTTATGGGATTTGTATGCCGATGTCGAACGCCCGCTCATTCCCGTTCTGGCCGATATGGAATTTGCCGGGATTCGAGTCGACGACCGGGAACTGTTCACTCAAAGTCGACAGGCGGGAGTTCGCATTGATGAATTGCTGGGCGAACTGGAAACCGAGGCCGGGCGGAAGTTCAATCCCGATTCCCCGAAGCAGCTTCGGGAGTTGCTATTCGATGAAATCGGTCTGCCTGCTCAGAAACGCACAAAAACAGGCCCAAGTACCGATCAGTCTGTTCTCGAAAAACTGGCTTTAATGCACCCGCTACCAGCGAAAATTATGGAGTACCGACAACTCGCCAAGTTGAAAGGGACGTACCTCGATACGCTGCCAAAACTGATCCATCCGGAAACGGGACGAATTCATGCGTCGTTCAATCAGGTGGTGGCCGCAACGGGACGACTGAGTTCGAGCGATCCTAATTTACAGAACATTCCGATTCGCACTCCCGAAGGTCGGCAAATCCGCAAGGCCTTTATTCCTGGAGAGTCGGGCTGGGAATTGCTCTGCTGCGATTATTCGCAAATCGAACTGCGAATGCTGGCTCACTTCAGTGGAGACGAAGCGTTACGCGAAGCCTTCCTGACCGGCAAAGATATTCACACCGCCGTCGCCGCAGAGGTGTTCGAAATTGATGAAGAAAATGTCGATTCCGATATGCGTCGCGTCGCCAAAGCGGTCAACTTCGGTGTGATCTACGGGCAAAGTCCCTACGGCCTGGCTGCTGCATTGAACATTCCACAGGAACAGGCCGCAGAGTTTATCGACAGCTATTTTGGTCGTTATCCCGGCGTCGAAAAATTTATCGAAGAGACTCTCGAAAAGTGTCATCGGACAGGATACGCCTACACGATTCTCGGCCGCAGACGTCCCATCACCGGCATCAAGAACACGACTGGCAGAAATCGAAATATGCCGGAGCGAACCGCTATCAACACCGTCATTCAGGGGTCTGCTGCCGACCTGATCAAACTGGCAATGCTGAAAGTCCACGAAAGCCTGAACGCCTCAGACCTCCAGGGAAAAATGCTGTTACAGATCCACGATGAACTCGTGTTTGAATCACCCGTTGCGGAAATTGATAATCTGGCCACGCTGGCAAAATCGAACATGGAAGCCGCGATGGAGCTCGATGTGCCGTTGGTCGTCGATATGAAACACGGCGAAAACTGGTTGGATGCTGAGTAA
- the mqnC gene encoding cyclic dehypoxanthinyl futalosine synthase, which translates to MISQAHSDSSDIRPILEKAVAGERISPEEGLQLLESHDLVAIGQAADEVTKRLHPEEFRTYNIDRNINYTNACTAVCDFCAFYRPPNHPEVYVLPIETLLEKIEETVALGGDQILLQGGLHPKLPLEWYEDMLRQLKAAYPQVNIHGFSPPEIHHFTKISKLPLKTVLERLKAAGLGSLPGGGGEILVDRVRKEITRGKVMTDDWLNVNRVWHELGGKSTATMMFGHVETLAERIEHLERLREVQDETGGFTAFICWTFQPDNTEMSHIPPTGAFEYLKTQAVSRLYLDNFPNIQSSWVTQGEKVGQIALAFGANDMGSLMIEENVVSQAGTVHQLTIESIRRCITEAGYIPRQRNVFYEYIDEYDPNAAPEIPSRAPKNLVELG; encoded by the coding sequence ATGATCAGCCAGGCTCATTCCGATTCTTCTGACATTCGCCCAATCCTTGAGAAAGCGGTCGCTGGTGAGCGAATTTCGCCGGAAGAGGGTCTGCAATTACTTGAATCGCACGATCTGGTCGCAATTGGTCAAGCTGCCGACGAGGTGACCAAACGCCTGCATCCCGAAGAATTCCGTACCTACAATATTGATCGCAATATCAATTACACGAATGCCTGCACGGCGGTATGTGATTTCTGTGCGTTTTATCGTCCGCCAAATCATCCTGAAGTTTACGTGTTGCCGATTGAAACGCTGCTCGAAAAGATTGAAGAAACGGTCGCACTGGGGGGGGATCAAATTCTATTGCAAGGCGGCCTGCATCCGAAATTACCTCTCGAATGGTATGAGGATATGCTCCGTCAGCTCAAAGCCGCTTATCCTCAAGTGAACATACACGGTTTCAGTCCACCTGAAATTCATCACTTCACCAAGATCAGCAAACTGCCTCTCAAAACTGTGCTGGAAAGATTGAAAGCCGCTGGTTTGGGAAGCTTGCCCGGTGGTGGCGGAGAAATTCTGGTTGATCGCGTTCGCAAGGAAATCACTCGCGGCAAAGTCATGACGGACGACTGGTTGAATGTGAACCGTGTCTGGCATGAACTGGGTGGCAAGTCGACTGCGACAATGATGTTTGGCCATGTCGAAACACTGGCCGAGCGAATTGAACATCTCGAACGACTGCGGGAAGTTCAGGACGAAACCGGCGGCTTCACGGCTTTCATCTGCTGGACCTTCCAACCAGATAACACCGAGATGTCTCATATTCCTCCGACAGGAGCCTTTGAATATCTGAAAACACAGGCGGTCAGCCGATTGTATCTGGATAACTTTCCGAACATTCAATCGTCATGGGTCACTCAGGGAGAAAAAGTGGGCCAGATTGCGCTCGCCTTCGGTGCGAACGACATGGGCAGCTTGATGATTGAAGAGAATGTCGTCTCCCAAGCCGGAACCGTGCATCAATTGACGATTGAATCGATCCGACGCTGTATCACCGAAGCCGGCTATATTCCTCGTCAACGTAATGTCTTCTACGAATACATCGACGAGTACGATCCCAACGCGGCTCCAGAAATCCCGAGCCGAGCTCCAAAAAATCTGGTGGAGTTAGGTTAA
- a CDS encoding dodecin, giving the protein MDDHIYKKIELVGTSKTSSDDAIRNALKKANETIRDISWFEVVEHRGDVKDGEIVHFQVTIKVGFHIHK; this is encoded by the coding sequence ATGGATGACCACATTTACAAAAAGATTGAACTTGTCGGTACTTCAAAAACATCTTCTGATGATGCGATCCGGAATGCCCTCAAAAAAGCGAATGAAACAATTCGAGATATTTCCTGGTTTGAAGTTGTTGAGCATCGCGGCGATGTGAAGGATGGCGAAATCGTCCATTTCCAGGTGACGATCAAAGTTGGATTCCACATTCACAAATAA
- a CDS encoding menaquinone biosynthetic enzyme MqnA/MqnD family protein: MFITRLYSGKMSGSTLEWDAACSANGREDSPSLSYVRVGAVSYLNSKPLIEGLGNSLREDQLVLDVPSRLADKLSVGNLDVALIPSVEYFSRPDYKIISDACIATRGPVLSVKLYSRLPLGDIRTLALDEGSRTSVALTRVMLQERYGVIPELIRLPMTATTKDAKTDAVLLIGDRAIHPPQEHFVETWDLGEEWVNWTGLPFVFAMWVARKNVPESPLVQLLEQSRNRGLKNLQQIATREAKPLGISEETAYNYLKDNLHFQFGSAEWNGLQLFRELVGQLEENPELTQTKAIQ; this comes from the coding sequence ATGTTTATTACTCGTTTATATTCCGGTAAGATGAGCGGATCAACTTTGGAGTGGGATGCAGCTTGTAGTGCGAACGGTCGTGAGGATTCCCCCTCGCTTTCCTACGTGCGCGTCGGTGCCGTTTCGTATTTGAATTCTAAGCCTTTAATTGAAGGGCTGGGGAACTCGCTGCGCGAAGATCAACTCGTTCTTGATGTCCCAAGTCGTCTGGCAGACAAGCTTTCCGTCGGAAATTTGGATGTGGCTCTCATTCCTTCCGTCGAGTATTTCTCGCGTCCAGATTACAAAATCATTTCCGATGCCTGCATCGCAACCCGCGGCCCTGTGCTGAGCGTGAAACTCTATTCACGTCTTCCACTGGGGGACATTCGCACACTCGCACTCGATGAAGGTTCACGGACAAGCGTGGCATTAACTCGCGTCATGCTGCAGGAACGTTATGGCGTGATTCCCGAACTGATCCGCCTCCCAATGACTGCGACAACAAAAGATGCGAAAACCGATGCTGTGCTCCTGATTGGTGATCGAGCCATACATCCCCCGCAGGAACATTTCGTTGAAACGTGGGATCTGGGAGAGGAATGGGTCAACTGGACAGGCCTCCCGTTTGTATTTGCCATGTGGGTCGCCCGAAAAAATGTCCCCGAGTCGCCACTCGTACAATTATTGGAACAGTCGAGAAATCGGGGACTGAAGAATCTCCAGCAAATTGCCACACGCGAAGCAAAACCGCTCGGGATCTCTGAAGAAACGGCCTACAATTATCTCAAAGACAATCTGCATTTCCAGTTTGGCTCAGCCGAGTGGAACGGTTTGCAGTTATTCCGGGAACTCGTCGGACAACTCGAAGAGAATCCAGAATTGACACAAACAAAAGCCATTCAATGA
- a CDS encoding glycosyltransferase family 4 protein, which translates to MNITFVSLPAYPIVHPEYPGVYGGTETRAVTLAKGLAQETDHQIQFLARHPQLKQPETIAQVQWHPWRDSTSERNSRIAELLQHKVWRTSLLWDIPYAVASQVFNSSAHHFLQADETLQGFETDLFCPFGVHSASAKVIHNAHMSRRKAVLFLGSNADVDARYRQSKSFRNEYGERSTTCAWILKNADAIVAQNEFQQQQLKEVFQRDSFRLSNPIDIADWHHRMNSTESLDNPFDSYVLWIGRADNFHKRADWAIEIARQTPELKYVMILNPKQDYVDQQIRQNCPENVHIISQLPFEKMPLLFRDASLLLNTSPRQLEGLPNTFLQAGASRVPIVSTEVDAGFVTQSDSGLVGDGSPEKTIHNLRMLAQDEPHRIQLGENAYDYISKKHELKTICLQLASFLNGVQ; encoded by the coding sequence ATGAACATCACCTTCGTTTCCTTGCCCGCATATCCCATCGTGCACCCGGAATATCCGGGTGTTTATGGAGGTACGGAAACACGAGCAGTCACACTGGCGAAGGGACTGGCACAAGAGACCGACCACCAGATTCAGTTTCTCGCACGTCACCCTCAACTGAAGCAGCCTGAAACAATCGCGCAAGTCCAATGGCATCCCTGGAGAGACTCCACCTCTGAACGAAATTCCCGTATTGCAGAGTTATTGCAACATAAAGTATGGCGAACATCACTCCTGTGGGACATTCCATACGCTGTTGCAAGTCAAGTCTTCAATTCTTCGGCACACCACTTTTTACAGGCCGATGAAACTCTGCAAGGTTTTGAAACCGACCTGTTCTGTCCGTTTGGAGTTCACTCAGCCTCAGCCAAAGTCATTCATAATGCTCACATGAGTAGGCGAAAAGCCGTACTTTTTCTCGGCTCAAACGCAGATGTCGATGCTCGATATCGGCAATCGAAATCGTTTCGAAATGAATACGGCGAACGCTCAACCACTTGTGCGTGGATCTTAAAAAATGCCGATGCGATTGTTGCTCAGAACGAATTTCAACAACAGCAACTCAAAGAGGTTTTTCAGCGAGATTCGTTTCGGCTGTCCAATCCGATTGATATCGCGGATTGGCATCACAGAATGAACTCAACCGAAAGTCTGGACAATCCCTTCGACAGTTACGTGCTGTGGATTGGTCGAGCCGATAATTTTCATAAGCGAGCAGATTGGGCCATCGAGATTGCCCGGCAAACTCCCGAACTCAAATACGTGATGATTCTGAATCCAAAACAGGATTATGTTGACCAGCAGATTCGACAGAATTGCCCGGAAAATGTTCACATTATTTCCCAATTGCCATTCGAGAAGATGCCCCTTCTGTTTCGAGATGCCAGCCTGCTGCTTAATACATCGCCAAGACAACTCGAAGGCTTGCCGAACACTTTTCTCCAAGCTGGTGCCAGTCGTGTACCAATTGTTTCGACCGAAGTCGATGCTGGCTTCGTGACTCAATCAGATTCCGGACTTGTGGGAGACGGTTCGCCGGAAAAAACGATCCACAATCTAAGAATGCTCGCTCAGGATGAGCCCCATCGCATACAACTGGGAGAAAACGCGTATGACTACATATCAAAAAAACACGAGTTGAAAACGATCTGTCTTCAACTCGCGTCTTTTTTGAATGGAGTTCAATAG
- a CDS encoding sugar phosphate isomerase/epimerase family protein, translating to MKLGLINSAWAQAGRETAWGIQKTKEIGFDCIDIFADPFDIDIKERLLIKRECDRQELPIVSICCVAVGLLDFNASVRRFHLERCIAYLDMCYEYEAENLLLVLGEYIWNKEVIPPAEQWQYGVETCRELADYADDLGLKIAMELEPFSLSLLNNVESMNRFIDEVNHPALRANIDVSHLLLADVQPGELSQLKGKAIHVHISDCDGKVHGDLPPGRGVVDFPPYLEEIRKLNIEGTVSIELEYSPDPNNIEAWVREAYESTAKLMSESGLR from the coding sequence TTCTGCCTGGGCTCAGGCTGGTCGCGAGACGGCTTGGGGGATTCAGAAGACGAAAGAAATCGGATTTGACTGTATCGATATTTTTGCCGATCCCTTCGATATCGATATTAAAGAACGACTGCTCATCAAGCGGGAGTGTGATCGTCAGGAGTTGCCGATAGTTTCGATCTGCTGTGTCGCGGTCGGCTTGCTCGATTTCAATGCGAGTGTCCGCAGGTTCCATCTGGAACGCTGCATTGCTTACCTCGACATGTGCTACGAGTATGAGGCGGAGAATCTGCTGCTTGTTCTCGGCGAATATATCTGGAATAAGGAAGTTATTCCCCCAGCCGAGCAATGGCAATATGGAGTCGAGACTTGTCGCGAACTGGCCGATTATGCAGATGATCTCGGCTTGAAAATTGCGATGGAACTCGAACCGTTTTCGTTGTCACTGCTCAATAATGTCGAATCGATGAATCGCTTTATCGACGAAGTCAATCACCCCGCATTGCGTGCTAATATCGATGTCTCGCACTTATTACTGGCTGACGTACAGCCTGGAGAGCTGAGTCAGTTAAAAGGCAAAGCGATTCACGTGCACATTTCCGACTGCGACGGCAAAGTCCACGGCGACTTACCCCCTGGAAGAGGCGTTGTCGATTTTCCGCCGTACCTTGAAGAGATTCGCAAATTAAATATCGAGGGGACGGTTTCTATCGAACTCGAATATTCTCCCGATCCCAACAATATTGAAGCCTGGGTAAGAGAAGCTTACGAATCGACCGCAAAGCTGATGAGCGAAAGTGGATTGCGATAA
- a CDS encoding GNAT family N-acetyltransferase, producing the protein MLTDQEKLLEAAHSGLKDDFLTAGIRQAKTEDVSSLMAIKGKVIAHHLKFGIDQWDEIYPTESDFLQDVYEQTLYVLESAGQIVGGLCLNEVELDGYETANWQAESFLVVHRLLIDPDYQGSGYGRQLMQFAEQQAYCLGKNSIRLDCFTENPAAISFYQKLNYRICGEVTFRKGRFLLMEKVLRPHEKSPTILEEWSD; encoded by the coding sequence ATGCTCACGGATCAAGAAAAACTTCTTGAGGCTGCCCATTCGGGATTGAAAGATGACTTCTTGACTGCAGGAATTCGACAGGCCAAAACTGAGGATGTTTCTTCGTTGATGGCGATCAAAGGGAAAGTGATCGCCCATCATCTTAAATTTGGAATTGATCAGTGGGATGAGATTTATCCCACTGAATCCGATTTTCTGCAGGATGTGTACGAGCAAACTCTCTATGTACTGGAGAGTGCTGGACAAATCGTCGGTGGGTTATGCCTGAATGAAGTTGAACTTGACGGTTACGAAACGGCGAACTGGCAAGCGGAATCGTTTCTCGTCGTTCACCGACTGCTGATCGATCCTGATTATCAGGGCTCTGGTTACGGCAGGCAATTGATGCAGTTCGCCGAACAACAGGCGTACTGTCTGGGTAAAAACTCGATTCGGCTGGATTGCTTCACTGAAAATCCAGCGGCGATCTCATTCTATCAGAAGTTGAATTATCGGATCTGTGGGGAAGTAACCTTCCGCAAAGGCCGGTTTTTACTGATGGAGAAAGTGCTGCGTCCCCATGAAAAAAGTCCAACCATCCTTGAGGAATGGTCGGACTGA
- a CDS encoding carboxymuconolactone decarboxylase family protein: protein MPRLKTVTPDQASGDVKEIYDDLKQKKGKVFNIFQGMGNSAAALDAYLSMNGALAKGELSPEDREVVYLTVSQKNGCHYCLSAHTMVAKGAGLSEDQILSIRKMSPESEKHAALGKFITRVMETNGFVDDADVKAVQDAGYTDGQIAESIAFIGLATYSNLFNHVYGTELDFPPAEKV, encoded by the coding sequence ATGCCAAGATTGAAAACGGTAACACCGGATCAAGCCAGCGGCGATGTCAAAGAAATATACGATGACCTCAAGCAGAAAAAGGGCAAGGTCTTTAATATTTTCCAGGGAATGGGAAATAGTGCCGCGGCTCTGGATGCCTACCTGTCCATGAACGGGGCTCTCGCCAAAGGGGAACTTTCTCCGGAAGATCGAGAAGTGGTCTATCTGACAGTCAGTCAGAAGAACGGCTGCCACTACTGTCTCTCCGCCCACACGATGGTCGCCAAAGGAGCGGGGCTGAGTGAGGATCAAATCCTCTCAATCCGTAAGATGAGTCCCGAATCGGAGAAGCATGCCGCTCTGGGAAAATTCATCACCCGAGTTATGGAAACCAATGGCTTTGTTGACGATGCCGATGTGAAAGCCGTTCAGGACGCCGGTTACACAGATGGCCAAATTGCCGAGTCCATCGCTTTCATCGGACTGGCAACTTATTCGAACCTGTTCAATCATGTTTATGGTACCGAACTCGATTTCCCGCCTGCTGAAAAAGTTTGA
- a CDS encoding DUF1559 domain-containing protein, whose amino-acid sequence MLKKRAGFTLIELLVVIAIIAILVALLLPAVQQAREAARRSSCKNNLKQLGLALHNYHDTYTVLPPAWINRKAPATLITTTYGWATFILPYVEQAALYDQINPNGDTMAAASTNSLNTGLSAYSCPSDTGAPNNTAFGGYGKHNYPITEEIAKENSSTKLRDITDGTSNTFLCGEKSRVYQGNGLKAIGSIWPGKQANSTASAHGRASHNINTNWAGTQANFTVNAGAGDGNCTRYTYSSLHKGGAQFVMVDGSVRFVSENIASIPTNSCTAPTAAAGSLYQNIMIIDDGFVIGEF is encoded by the coding sequence ATGCTAAAAAAACGCGCTGGTTTTACGTTGATTGAATTATTGGTCGTTATCGCAATCATTGCGATTCTTGTCGCTTTATTGCTACCGGCTGTTCAGCAGGCTCGTGAAGCCGCACGTCGCTCCTCCTGCAAAAATAACCTGAAACAATTGGGGCTGGCTCTTCATAACTATCACGATACCTACACGGTATTGCCTCCAGCCTGGATCAATCGTAAAGCTCCTGCGACTTTGATTACGACCACCTATGGTTGGGCTACTTTTATATTGCCTTACGTTGAGCAAGCCGCACTTTATGACCAAATCAATCCCAATGGAGACACAATGGCAGCTGCCTCGACGAACTCACTGAATACAGGTCTGTCTGCTTATTCCTGTCCTTCCGATACAGGGGCACCCAATAACACAGCCTTCGGTGGATACGGAAAGCACAATTATCCAATCACAGAAGAAATCGCCAAAGAAAATTCCAGTACAAAATTGCGGGACATCACAGATGGAACGAGTAACACATTTCTTTGTGGTGAAAAATCTCGGGTTTATCAGGGGAATGGTTTAAAAGCGATTGGTTCTATCTGGCCAGGAAAACAAGCTAATAGCACTGCTTCTGCTCATGGTCGTGCTTCACACAATATTAATACTAACTGGGCAGGCACCCAGGCAAACTTCACCGTCAACGCTGGTGCCGGGGATGGCAACTGTACTCGCTATACATATTCAAGTCTTCATAAGGGCGGGGCCCAGTTTGTTATGGTAGATGGTTCTGTCCGATTTGTCAGTGAAAATATCGCTTCAATTCCAACGAATTCCTGCACAGCACCTACGGCAGCAGCCGGCTCACTTTATCAAAATATTATGATTATTGACGATGGCTTCGTGATTGGTGAATTCTAA